In the Moraxella osloensis genome, one interval contains:
- a CDS encoding ABC transporter permease has protein sequence MMMLAITMPPISYLQVALASLALLLVMSISVWLKLGIVKSLLIASFRTVVQLSLIGLVLAWIFAREQWYEVLAILTFMSIVATIAAKNRVQKPYQGLFWDTALAVFVSSWVVAIFGGGWVLSDNAATWFRPQVMIPLLGLILGNSLTAVSLSMNQLVSSFHREQNMINTYLALSATPWETAKPYVIAAIQNGITPTINSMMVVGVVSLPGMMTGQILAGADPHQAVLYQIITLFLIATSSTLGCTIATLLIFRRFFNPEWQFVIPPSANTSH, from the coding sequence ATGATGATGTTAGCCATCACCATGCCCCCTATCTCCTACCTACAAGTAGCGCTGGCAAGCCTGGCATTATTACTGGTGATGTCAATCAGTGTTTGGTTAAAATTGGGTATCGTCAAATCCTTGCTCATTGCAAGTTTTCGCACGGTGGTTCAACTGAGTCTCATTGGACTGGTACTTGCGTGGATTTTTGCCAGAGAGCAATGGTATGAAGTGTTGGCGATTTTGACTTTTATGTCGATTGTCGCCACTATCGCTGCCAAAAATCGGGTTCAAAAGCCCTATCAAGGTTTATTTTGGGATACGGCATTGGCGGTGTTTGTCAGTAGTTGGGTGGTGGCTATATTTGGTGGTGGGTGGGTGCTGTCAGACAACGCGGCTACGTGGTTTCGACCGCAAGTGATGATACCGTTATTGGGGCTGATTTTAGGTAATTCATTGACTGCTGTCTCACTCTCTATGAACCAACTCGTCAGCAGTTTTCATCGCGAACAAAATATGATTAATACTTATTTGGCATTGTCCGCCACGCCTTGGGAAACTGCAAAACCCTATGTCATCGCTGCCATTCAAAATGGTATCACACCGACGATTAACAGTATGATGGTGGTGGGGGTAGTGAGCTTGCCGGGTATGATGACAGGACAAATTTTGGCAGGCGCAGACCCGCACCAAGCCGTGCTTTATCAAATTATTACCCTGTTTTTAATTGCCACCAGCAGTACTTTAGGGTGTACAATAGCGACTTTGCTGATTTTTCGACGGTTTTTTAACCCGGAGTGGCAGTTTGTCATTCCACCCTCTGCCAACACTTCTCATTAA
- a CDS encoding ABC transporter ATP-binding protein, whose product MLQFSQLSYQIDNRILINHVSGEIHDHDFIVITGQSGSGKSLLLKLLASLLPISAGHITLNGKNLTDLTPAIWRSQVAYIAQLSEMIEGSVLDNLNLPFSFALYKDKKLDVSWHEQHLVNLGKSPQFLQQDSRSLSGGEKQLVNLLRTLQLHPTILLLDEPTASLDTTTTQQVETLINHWYQSIPNATVVWISHEPTQIQRLLAIGTSHWTMANGQLSNHKLTVDSKVRASVAQGNQR is encoded by the coding sequence ATGCTGCAATTTAGCCAACTGTCTTACCAAATCGACAATCGAATACTCATCAATCATGTTTCAGGTGAAATCCATGACCATGATTTTATTGTCATCACAGGACAGTCTGGCAGCGGCAAATCGTTACTGTTAAAGCTACTAGCAAGCCTCTTACCTATATCAGCAGGTCACATCACCTTAAACGGTAAAAATTTGACCGATTTGACGCCGGCTATTTGGCGCTCACAGGTTGCCTATATTGCGCAATTAAGTGAAATGATTGAGGGCAGCGTCTTAGATAACTTGAACCTGCCCTTTAGCTTTGCACTTTATAAAGACAAAAAACTCGATGTATCTTGGCATGAACAGCACCTAGTTAACCTTGGCAAATCACCGCAGTTTTTACAGCAAGATAGCCGCAGCTTATCGGGTGGCGAAAAACAGCTTGTCAATTTATTACGCACGCTACAGTTGCACCCGACCATTTTATTACTCGATGAGCCTACCGCCTCCCTTGATACCACTACCACCCAGCAAGTCGAAACATTGATTAACCACTGGTATCAATCCATCCCCAATGCTACCGTCGTGTGGATCAGCCATGAACCGACCCAAATTCAGCGCTTATTGGCGATTGGCACTAGCCACTGGACGATGGCTAATGGTCAATTGAGCAATCACAAGTTAACGGTGGATAGCAAAGTACGCGCATCCGTAGCACAAGGCAATCAGCGATGA
- a CDS encoding cob(I)yrinic acid a,c-diamide adenosyltransferase, protein MGNRLSKIYTRTGDDGTTGIADGSRISKADLRFDAMGKIDLLNSQIGLLRGYLTQASHGQFDDNLSRLQHQLFNLGGELAMPEYRGILAEYVIELENQIDEWNTHLPPLKDFILPAGTIVTSQVHIARCYCRDAERLLVALNSRDDNVSPISLQFINRLSDWLFVLARVVARLDAGQEVLWDKNTLS, encoded by the coding sequence ATGGGCAATCGATTATCAAAGATTTACACCCGAACGGGCGATGACGGCACCACTGGCATAGCGGATGGTTCACGCATTTCCAAGGCAGACTTACGCTTTGACGCCATGGGCAAAATTGACTTATTAAACTCACAAATCGGTTTATTGCGAGGCTATCTTACTCAAGCTAGTCATGGTCAATTTGATGACAACTTAAGCCGCTTGCAGCACCAGCTTTTTAATCTAGGCGGTGAACTTGCCATGCCCGAATACCGCGGGATTTTGGCAGAGTACGTGATAGAACTTGAAAATCAAATTGATGAGTGGAACACCCATTTACCACCCCTCAAAGATTTTATCTTGCCTGCAGGCACCATTGTGACCAGCCAAGTGCATATCGCTCGCTGCTATTGCCGAGACGCTGAGCGCTTACTCGTGGCATTAAACTCGCGGGATGATAATGTCTCACCCATCAGTCTACAGTTTATCAATCGTCTGTCCGATTGGCTGTTTGTATTGGCGCGCGTCGTTGCTCGGTTGGATGCCGGTCAAGAAGTGCTTTGGGATAAAAACACCCTGTCATAG